A stretch of Cucumis sativus cultivar 9930 chromosome 2, Cucumber_9930_V3, whole genome shotgun sequence DNA encodes these proteins:
- the LOC101215541 gene encoding dirigent protein 23 encodes MANLSVSFSFILLIATLPWIQSLNPKKPVISRHVSQKQTVTNIQFYFHDTVSGKTPSAIKVAEAPTSSKSPTLFGALFIADDPLTESPDPKSKEVGRAQGLYGSAGQQELGLLMALTYEFTAGKFKGSSVVVLGKNSVMHTVRELPIVGGTGVFRFARGYAEARTYWLNSVGDAIVGYNVTVIH; translated from the coding sequence ATGGCAAATCTTTCTGTATCATTCTCCTTCATCCTCCTAATCGCAACCCTCCCATGGATTCAAAGcctaaacccaaaaaaacCCGTAATCTCAAGACACGTTTCTCAAAAACAAACCGTCACCAACATCCAATTCTACTTCCACGACACCGTCAGCGGGAAAACCCCCTCCGCCATCAAGGTCGCCGAGGCCCCAACCTCCAGCAAATCTCCGACCCTCTTCGGCGCCTTGTTCATCGCCGACGACCCTTTGACAGAATCACCCGACCCTAAGTCCAAGGAGGTGGGTCGGGCGCAGGGGCTGTACGGATCCGCAGGGCAGCAGGAACTGGGCCTATTGATGGCATTAACCTACGAGTTTACGGCCGGCAAGTTCAAAGGCAGTTCCGTTGTTGTTTTGGGGAAGAATTCGGTGATGCATACCGTTCGTGAGTTGCCAATCGTTGGAGGGACGGGAGTTTTCCGATTCGCTCGTGGGTATGCAGAGGCGAGGACATATTGGCTTAACAGTGTTGGTGATGCCATTGTTGGTTATAATGTAACAGTTATACACTAA